Proteins co-encoded in one Pseudorhizobium banfieldiae genomic window:
- a CDS encoding glycosyltransferase family 2 protein, with translation MGVIAGLMSSAVAIGISVANLYLVSQVVTGCLPARRRPVPPAWRPRISILIPAHDEEENISRVIESLKPQLRKADRILVVADNCTDRTATLAADANAEVLVRNDEFHKGKGYALHAGVGHLAKDPPEILVVIDADCVAAPGALDLLAGEAHRTERPVQGRYLMLASPERAEEQGLAEFLFLVKNRIRPLGLHRLGLACQLTGSGMAFPFSLLSQVDLFHGHLVEDLKLGIELARLDAPPLFCDDAIITSEFPASRTGELSQRQRWEKGRLQIISSLSLMLLHLGTYLRPRLFLLVLDALIPPLALWVTALMTYAVGMVILGVLGFVTWEPAVAGTNLIAFATAIAIAWLTQGRRSVKFAAGMASTPGMICQRLKSYRFLTRHGTNEWIRTDRTAGKTEET, from the coding sequence GTGGGTGTTATCGCAGGGCTGATGTCGTCAGCGGTCGCGATCGGTATTTCCGTCGCCAATCTCTACCTTGTCTCGCAGGTCGTGACGGGATGCCTCCCGGCTCGCCGCCGGCCCGTACCGCCCGCCTGGCGTCCTCGGATATCAATCCTTATTCCAGCCCATGATGAGGAGGAAAATATCTCCCGGGTGATCGAAAGCCTGAAACCGCAGCTACGCAAGGCTGACAGGATTCTCGTGGTGGCCGACAATTGCACCGACCGAACGGCGACTCTTGCGGCCGATGCCAACGCAGAGGTCCTTGTTCGGAATGATGAGTTTCACAAGGGCAAGGGATATGCATTGCATGCCGGTGTTGGACACCTCGCAAAGGATCCACCGGAAATCCTTGTCGTTATCGACGCGGATTGCGTGGCCGCTCCGGGGGCGTTGGACCTGCTTGCAGGCGAGGCGCATCGTACCGAGCGCCCGGTCCAGGGGCGCTATCTGATGCTCGCATCACCGGAAAGGGCCGAGGAACAAGGTCTCGCGGAATTCTTATTCCTCGTCAAGAACCGCATACGGCCCCTGGGCCTCCACCGCCTCGGTCTTGCCTGTCAGCTGACAGGCTCGGGCATGGCCTTTCCGTTCTCGCTCCTTTCCCAGGTTGATCTGTTTCATGGCCATCTGGTTGAGGATCTCAAGCTGGGTATCGAGCTCGCGCGGTTGGATGCACCTCCTCTCTTTTGTGACGATGCGATCATCACCAGCGAGTTTCCCGCCTCGCGGACCGGAGAACTCTCGCAAAGACAACGGTGGGAAAAGGGTCGCCTGCAGATCATCTCCTCGTTGAGCCTGATGCTTTTGCATCTTGGAACCTATCTCCGGCCGCGACTGTTTTTACTCGTCCTTGACGCATTGATCCCCCCGCTTGCCCTGTGGGTGACCGCGTTGATGACTTATGCCGTGGGCATGGTAATTCTGGGAGTGCTCGGCTTTGTGACATGGGAACCTGCAGTGGCCGGAACCAACCTGATCGCCTTCGCAACGGCGATCGCCATAGCCTGGCTCACGCAGGGTCGAAGAAGTGTCAAGTTCGCAGCGGGAATGGCCAGTACACCCGGTATGATCTGTCAGCGTCTAAAGTCCTACCGGTTCCTGACGCGTCATGGAACCAATGAATGGATTCGAACAGACCGGACTGCCGGGAAGACTGAAGAAACCTGA